A DNA window from bacterium contains the following coding sequences:
- a CDS encoding UDP-glucuronic acid decarboxylase family protein: MRILVTGGAGFLGSHLCDFLLSKGHEVIAMDNLITGSMANIAHIKNERFTFHKHDVTEYIEIEGKLDLVIHFASPASPIDYMRLPIQTLKVGALGTHKTLGLAEAKRATYLLASTSEVYGDPLVNPQGEDYWGNVNPIGPRGVYDEAKRYGEALVMAYHRAHGLDTRIVRIFNTYGPRMRINDGRVVPAFICQALKGEPLTIFGDGSQTRSFCYVSDLIEGIYRLINSGIHAPVNLGNPAEMSILQFAEKILELTGAKSRLVFNPLPQDDPRVRRPNIDQAKKLLGWEPQVSLEEGLKSTIDYFDSYLKDIE, encoded by the coding sequence ATGCGGATACTTGTTACTGGTGGGGCTGGGTTTCTTGGTTCTCACCTTTGTGATTTTTTGCTCTCAAAGGGGCATGAAGTCATTGCGATGGACAACCTGATTACCGGGAGTATGGCTAATATCGCTCACATTAAAAATGAAAGATTTACTTTTCATAAACATGATGTGACGGAATATATCGAGATTGAGGGAAAACTTGATCTGGTTATTCACTTTGCTTCGCCGGCCAGCCCCATAGACTATATGAGACTTCCCATTCAAACCCTGAAGGTGGGCGCTTTAGGGACGCATAAGACCCTCGGTTTGGCCGAGGCCAAACGAGCCACTTATTTACTGGCTTCCACCTCTGAGGTATATGGAGACCCCTTAGTTAATCCCCAGGGAGAGGATTACTGGGGTAATGTGAACCCTATTGGTCCGCGTGGGGTCTATGATGAAGCCAAGAGGTACGGCGAGGCCTTGGTGATGGCCTACCATCGGGCACATGGATTAGACACCAGGATTGTCAGGATATTTAACACTTACGGTCCCAGAATGCGGATAAACGATGGCCGGGTAGTTCCGGCTTTTATTTGCCAGGCCTTAAAAGGCGAACCCCTGACCATCTTTGGAGACGGTTCCCAGACCCGAAGTTTTTGCTATGTTTCGGATCTTATCGAAGGGATATACCGGCTTATTAACAGCGGTATCCATGCGCCGGTTAACCTTGGGAACCCGGCGGAAATGAGTATCCTCCAATTTGCAGAGAAAATCCTGGAATTGACCGGCGCCAAAAGCCGGCTTGTCTTTAATCCACTCCCCCAGGATGATCCCCGGGTAAGGCGGCCTAATATTGACCAGGCCAAAAAATTGCTGGGTTGGGAACCACAAGTCTCACTAGAAGAAGGCCTCAAGTCAACCATTGATTACTTTGATTCTTATTTAAAGGACATAGAATAG